The Streptomyces sp. NBC_01463 DNA window CCGGTCTGCTGGCCGACCCGAACCCCGGCGCCATGTTCAACTACCGTCCCGTACCGGCGCAGACGCTGGAGCGGGCGCGGGAGTGCCGGGCCCTGTGCGACGCGTACGGCGTACCCCTGGCCGCGGCCGCGATCCAGTTCCCGCTGTTGCACGCCGCCGTCGACTCGGTCGTCCTCGGCTGCCGTTCGGCGGCGGAGGTCACGGCGAACGCGGCGAACGCGCGCTTCCCGGTCCCGGACGAGCTCTGGAAGGAGCTCGCGCGGGCCGGATTCGTGCCCGAGCAGCTGCTGGAGGAGCGCGCCGGATAGCCGGAAAGGCCGCGGTCGGCATGCCGGCCGCGGCCTTCGCCGGGGGTGTGACCCCGGGGTCGTACGTGGATCAGTGGGCCACGACGGGGATCTTCACCTCGTCCTGGGCACCCTCCGTGGCGGACGACGCGGCCGCGGGGCCGCCCTGGTGACCCGCGTTGATCATCGTCAGCGCGATGCCCGCGGCGACCACCAGGATGCCGGCGGCCCACCAGGTGGCGGAGGCGTAACCGTCGACCATGGCCTGCGCCTGGACCAGCTTCTGTGCGGCCGGAGTGGTCGCACCCGCGGCGTGCGCGGCGAGGTAGGCGGTGGTGGCCGAGGCGGCGATGGTGTTCAGGAGCGCGGTGCCGATGGCGCCGCCGACCTGCTGCGAGGTGTTCACCATGGCGGAGGCGACACCGGCGTCACGCGGTGCGACACCGTGGGTGGCGAGCGACATGGCGGGCATGAACGCCGTCCCCATGCCGAGGCCGAGCAGCAGGAGCCCGGGCAGCACCAGTCCGGCGTACGAGCTGCCGATGTCCATCCGGGTCAGGCACAGCATGCCGGCCGCCGCGACCAGGAAGCCCGGGCCCATGAGCAGCCGCGGGGGCACCCTGGTCATCAGGCGCGCGCCGATCTGGGTGGAGCCCGTGATCATGCCCGCGACCATGGGCAGGAAGGCCAGTCCGGTCTTGATCGGCGAGTAGCCCTGGACGATCTGGAGGTAGTAGGTGAGGAAGAGGAAGGTGCCGAACATCGCGATGACGGCGAGTCCGAGCGAGAGGTAGACACCGCCGCGGTTGCGGTCGGCCGGCACGCGCAGCGGGAGCAGCGGGGCCTTGACCCTGGACTCGGTGACCAGGAACGCGGCGAGCAGCACCGCGGAGGCGACGAACATGCCGATCGTCAGGGCGTCCGACCAGCCGGCCGACTCGGCGCGGGTGAAGCCGTACACCAGGGCGACCAGGCCGAGGCAGGAGAGGACCACGCCGGGGATGTCGAGCGGCGAGCGGTTGCGGCCGCCGGCGGGCTCACGGATCACGAAGTACGCGCCGAGCGCGGCGACGATCGCGAAGGGGACGTTGACGAAGAACGTCCAGCGCCAGTTCAGGTACTCGGTCAGGGTGCCGCCGAGGATGAAGCCCACGGCGCCGCCGCCACCGGCGATCGCACCGTAGATGCCGAACGCTTTGGCGCGCTCCCTGGCCTCGGTGAACGTCACCGCGAGCAGCGAGAGGGCCGCCGGTGCGAGCAGTGCGCCGAAGACGCCCTGCAGGGCGCGGGCGCCGAGCATCATGGCCTCGCCCTGGGCCGCGCCGCCGAGTACGGAGGCCAGTGCGAAGCCGGTCAGGCCGACGAGGAAGGCGCGCTTGCGCCCCCAGAGGTCGGCGATGCGGCCGCCGAAGAGCAGCAGACCGCCGAAGGCCAGGGCGTAGGCGGTGATGACCCATTGCCGGTTGCCGTCCGATATCCCCAGGTCCTGCTGGGCGGAGGGCAGCGCGATGTTCACGATGGTCGCGTCGAGCACGACCATCAGCTGGGCCAGGGCGATGAAGATGAGCGCTTTCCAGCGCCTGGGGTCGGGGCCGGTGTCGGTTCTTCCGGCGGACAGGACTGTTTCGGACATGGGAGTACCCACTTCGGAACTCAATTCGGAACTCATGAGGGACGTGACGAGCCGCTGCGTCGCCCGCGCGGGAGCGGAGCGGCCGGTGGTGAGCGGAAGCCTGTGGCGGTGCGCTCGGAGTGGTGGGAGGGTTCAGGCCGCGTTGCGCGTGGCCGTGGGACGGCGGCGCCGGCCGGTCTCGGTCAGGGCGGGCGGGTTGTAGGCCATGTCGAGGGTGCCGATGTCGGTACCCGGGGGGACGATGGCGTCGATGCGGTCGAGGATCTCGTCGTCGAGCGTGGTGCCCATGCCGTCGAGGAGGTCCTCGAGGTGGTCCATGGTGCGCGGCCCGATGATGGCGGAGGTGACGCCGGGGTGGGCGATAGTGAAGGCCACGGCCAGGTGGGACATCTTGATGCCCGCCTCGTCCGCGAGCGGGATGAGCTGCTCGACGACGTCCAGGCGGCGCTCGTCCCTGAGGTGCTTGAAGCCGAAGGCTGCGCGGTGGGTGTCGACGGCCTCGCCCTTGCGGTAGCGGCCGGTGAGCAGCCCCTGGGCCAGGGGGCTCCAGACCAGGGCGCCCATGCCGTACTGCTCGCACAGGGGCAGGACATCGCGTTCGATCCCGCGGTTGAGGATCGAGTACGGCGGCTGCTCGGTACGGAAGCGCTGCAGGCCGCGCCGGTCGGCGACCCACTGGGCCTCGACGATCTCGGCGGCCGGTGTGGTGGAGGAGCCGATGGCCCGGACCTTGCCCGCCCGCATCAGGTCGGTGAGCGCGGAGAGCGTCTCCTCGACGTCCGTGTCCGGGTCGGGGCGGTGCATCTGGTAGAGGTCGATGTGGTCGGTCTGCAGACGGCGCAGCGAGTCCTCCACGGCGCGGACGATCCAGCGCCGCGAGTTTCCCTGCTGGTTGGGGTCGTCCCCCATCGCGACGTGCGCCTTGGTCGCCAGGACGACGTTGTCCCGGCGGCCCTTCAGGGCTTTGGCGAGGATCTCCTCGGACTCACCGCGTGAGTACATGTCGGCGGTGTCGACGAAGTTGATCCCGGCGTCCAGCGCCCTGTGCACGATTCGGGTGCAGTCCTCGTGATCGGTGTTGCCGAAGGCGCCGAACATCATGGCGCCCAGGCAGTAGGGGCTGACCTTGATCCCGGTCCGTCCCAGCGTGCGGTACTGCATGGCGTTCCTCCTCTGGGCTGCCGGTCGGGGGTCCGGCTAGAATGAAACCGGAACACCGTTCAGCAACCACAATACGGAACAACGTTCCGCAGCGCAAAAGGGAACCCTCCATGCCTGATCGCCCTGCCGGGGAACCGGCCGCCCGCCGTGTACGGCCCGACGTCCGGCGCAACCTGGACGCCCTGCTGACCGCGGCCGCCGAGGTCTTCGCGTCGGACGGCGTGGACGCCCCCGTGCGGCGGATCACCGCCAGGGCCGGGGTGGGGTCGGGCACCCTCTACCGGCACTTCCCGCAGCGCTCCGACCTGATCACCGCCGTCTTCCGGCACGAGGTCGACGCCTGCGTCGAGGCGGCTCCCGCTCTCGCCCAGCAGTACGAGCCGGTCGAGGCCCTCACCCGGTGGCTCCAGCGCTTCGCACAGTTCGTCGCCGCCAAGCGCGGCCTCAAGGGCGCCCTGCACTCCGGCGACCCCGCGTACGAGAGCCTGCCCGCCTACTTCCAGAAGAGCTTCCTCCCGGTCGTGACGGAGCTGCTGGAAGCGGCCAGCACCTCCGGTGGTATCCGGACCGACATCCCCCCGTTCGACCTGCTGCGCGCCGTCGGCGACCTCCTCGCGCAGGATGACGAGGACTACACCCGGCGCATGATCACCCTGCTGGTCAACGGCCTCCGCCACCAGGCGGACGCCCCGCTCCCCGTGCCGGCCGAGGACTGAACGGCGGCAGCCGCCGGCTGACGACCGACGGCCCCCCGCTCCCCGCCTCAGCCGGCGGCGGCGCGCTCCGGCCGCGCGGCTTCGGACCGTGGCAGCCTCGTGGCCCCGGCCGCCGCGAACAGGCAGAACCCGAGCACCCACCAGAACGTGTCGCCGAACGCCGCCGGGACATCCGCGCCACGGGCGGACAGCCGGTCCTGAAGGATCACCGCGAGGGCAGCGGTACCCACCGAGCCGCCCACCGTGTTGAGCAGGTTGAGCGCTCCGGAGGCACGCGGAAGGTACTCGGGCTCGATCCGGCTGTAGACGATGTTCATCACCGGCGCGCCGACCATGGCCATCCCGACGCCCCGGACCGCGAGCGCCGCCACGACTGCGGTGTCCGGGAGTTCGTGGCCGAGCTGGGTGAACGGAGCCGTGCCCAGGAGGATCAGCACGATGCCGGCGACCACCAGGGTCCGCGGCGCGACCTTGTCGATCGTGCGGTTGACCAGCACCGAACCGGCCGCCGCTCCCAGCCCCTGGGGCGCCAGCAGCAGCCCCGCCTGCCAGGCCGGCATCCCGCGTCCGGTCTGGAAGTACAGCGGCAGCAGGAACATCGTGCCGAACACCGAGGCGCCGAGGACCAGCAGCGCCACGGCCGCGGCGCCGAAGGGCGGCCGGGCGAACAGCCGGGGGTCGACCAGCGGTGTACCGCGGGTCCGCAGCCCGTGCACGGTGAAGCCCGCCAGCATCACCAGCCCCGCGCACACGCCGGCCGTCGCCGGCAGGGTCCTGCCGTGGGCCACCTCGGTCAGCCCGTACACGAGCACGGCGAGCCCGGGCGAGAGCAGCAGGGCCCCGCGCAGGTCGAACGCGGTCCGCCGGGTGGAGGGCGGCACGACGGGCACGTGGCGGCGGGCGAGCAGCACGGCGGCCCCGCCGATCGGCAGGTTGACCAGGAACAGCCACGGCCACGGCGCCACGGCGAGGACGGAGCCGCCGGCCAGCGGGCCGAACACCGGGGACAGGAGCGGCACGACCGCGACGACGCTGATCACCCGTCCCGTCCGGCCGGGGCCGGCGATCCGGGCCAGCAGCGCCTGACCGGTCGCGGGAAGCAGCCCGCCGCCGAGGCCCTGGACCACCCGGAACACGATCAGGCTGGTCACCGACCAGGCGCACGCGCACAGGACGGAGCCGAGCAGGAACACGCCCACGGCGACGAGCCAGGTCCGCCGCCCGCCGAACCGGTCGGCCAGCCAGCCGGACGCCGGCACGGCGGCGACCACGGCGAGCAGGTAGGCGGTGGTCACCCACTGGATCTCGGCGACGGAGGCACCGAACTCATCGGTCAGGGTGCCGATGCCGACGCTGACGATCGTGGCGTCCAGGGTCGCCATGAAGGTGCCGAGCACCAGGATGAACGCGGTTCTCAGCAGTTCCCTGTCCACTCGCCCGGCGGGCGGCGCGGTCTTCCCGCTCATCGGCCCTCCAGCAGATCGCGCACGTCGTCGTCGAGGTGCTTGTCCATGCCGCGGAGCAGTTCGAGCAGTTCGCCGGCGAGTCCCCCGACGTCCGTGCCCGCCCGGTGGGCGAGCACACCGGTCCAGCCGTCACCCTCCGGCATGACGGTCAGGGTCGCGGGGTGGTGCGTGGACTCGCGGAAGCGGGTGCCGACGACGGTGAGCCCCGGGGCGGGTTCACGCAGGCGGTCCGGGTCGACCGGGTAGTTCTCGAACACCACCATGCTGTCGAACAGCCTGCGTCGCCCGGTCAGCCGTTCCAGGTCGGACAGGGCGACATGGTGGTGCTCGACCAGCTCCCGCTGCCGGGACTGGAGTGCGCTGAGCGTGTCGGCGAGGGTGCCGGTGAGCCGTGCCCGTACCGGCACGGTGTTGGCCAGCAGCCCGATGATCTCCTCGACGCCCGCCAGCTCCGGCGGCCGGCAGGACACCATCGCGCCGAAGCAGACGTCCGTGTGCCCGGACCGCCGGGCGAGCAGCACCGCCCACGCCCCCTGCACCAGCGTGTTCCGGGTCAGCCCGCGCCGGGCCGCGAGGCGGGTCAGGCCGGCCACCAGCGATGCGTCGAACTCGATCACCTCGGGTTCCTGCCAGGCAGGACCGGCTTCACCGCCGCCCAGGTAGTCCCCTTCGGGCAGCCCCGCCAGCTCGTCCGCCCAGGCACCGAGGTCCGGCTCGTTCCCGGCGAGCCAGTCCAGGTAGCCGGCGAACGGGACGGGGGCCGGCAGCTCCGGAGCCCCGCCGCGCGTCCGTGCCGTGTAGAGCGCGAACAGTTCGGTGAGGATGCGCGGGGCCGACCAGCCGTCGGACAGCGCGTGATGACTGGTCATCACCAGCTCGGCGCGCTCGGGTCCGCGCCGGATCACGGTGAGCCGGAACAGCGGGCCCCGGGCGAGATCGAACGGCTCCGCGAGATCCGCGGCCAGCACCTCCTCCACGGGCTCGTCGGTGACCCGGAACTCCGGCCGTGGCAGCACCGGGATCACCGCCAGGGAGGCGGGGAACACCGCCCCCAGGTTCGGGTGCCGGGCCAGCAGGTCGTCGCCCGCTCCCCGCAGCGCGTCGGTGTCGAGCCGGCCGGCAAGCGAGAACGCCGACTGCACGGTGTACGGGTCGGGGTGCTCGGTGCGCGAGTGCCGCAGCATCACCTCCTGGAGCGGGGTGAGCGGCTGTACGCCGGCGACCGGGCGGTCCCGGTCGAGCGCGCCGATCTCCGGTGCGGCGGCGATCCGCAGGAGCGCGGTCCGCAGATGTCCGGCCAGTTCCTCGATCCCGGCGGCCGTGAACAGCGCGGCCGGCCAGGTGATCCGGATCCCGAGCGCGTCGTCCCGCACCAGGGCGTTGACCATCAGGCCGTACGGGAGCGGCATCGCGTCGGAGCCGTTCGAGCCGAGCGGTCCGGCGTCCGGGGGCGTCTGCCACGCCGTCTCCCGGTCCGGGGTGGCGGGGTACTGGCCGAGGTAGTTCCAGGCGATCTCGGGCCGCACCGGGTCCAGCAGGCCGGCCGCGGTGAGGATGCCGTACCCGAGGCCGTCGCCCTGGGCGCGCAGCCGCTCCCTGACCGCCCGCACGTCGTCGTCCGCGTCGAGCCGCACGGGGTGGACGGCGGTGAACCAGCCGACGGTCTGGGACAGGTCGACGTCCCGCGGGCGGCCGTGGCTCTCCAGCGCGACCAGCACCTGCGGGGTGCCGCGCCACTCCCGTACCGCCTGCGCGAGCGCCGTCAGCAGGACGGCGTCCGGGGTGGTGCGGTAGGCGGCCGGCAGGGTCGTGACCAGGGCGCGGGTCGACTCGGCGTCGAGCCGGATCTCGTGGTGCCCGGCGGTGGCCACGGTGTCCCGGGCGGGGTCCAGCGGTCCGGCGAGTGCCGGAGTGGCGTCCATCCGCCGCCAGTGCGGCAGTTCGGCACGCCGGTCGGCGTCGTGCAGGGTGCGCGCCCAGCCGAGGAACGACTGGCCGTGCCGGGTCAGCGCGCCGCCGGAGTGGGCGTGCTCCAGGTCGTCCAGCAGGACGCGCCAGGAGACTCCGTCGACGGCCAGGTGGTGGGCGACGAGGGCCAGCCGGCCCGGCCTGCCGGGTCCCGCGTCCACCCACAGGGCGCGCAGCAGCGGACCGGTGCGCGGGTCCATCGACGCCTGGGCGGCGGCGATCGCGGCATCGACCGCGCCGCGGAGGTCTTCGGTGGCCGGCACCCGGGTCAGTACGTCGGCCCCGGTCACCGCGCCGACCGGCGGGATGCGCAGCACGTCGCCCGACAGCCTGGCCCGCAGCACGTCGTGACGGGCCAGGACGTCGTCGAGCACCGCCCGCCAGGTCGTCTCGTCGCCGCCCGGCGGAACGCAGATCTCCGTCCACTGGCAGAACCCGTCCGCTGCCGCTCCCGCGCGGCGCAGCAGGTCCCGCATGACCGGGGTCAGCGGCGCGTCCCCGACGGCGGGGGCCACGTCGCCGTCGAGGGTGCGGGCGCGGGCGGCGATCCCCGCGACCGTCTCGCCGTCGAACACGTCCCGCGGGGTCAGGCCGAGGCCCTGCCGCCGGACCCGGGAGACGAGTTGCAGCGACACGATGCTGTCCCCGCCGATGTCGAAGAAGTTGTCGTCCGGGCCGATGTCGTCGGTGCCGAGGACGTCGCGGAACACGGCGAGCAGGACCGCCTCCGCCTCGGTGGCGGGTTCGCGCCGGGCGACGGCGGCGGTCTCGGGGGCGGGCAGCGCGGCGGCGTCGAGCTTGCCGCTGGGGCTCAGCGGCAGCCGGTCGATGGGGACGAGTGCCGTCGGCACCATGTGGTCGGGCAGTTCCGCGGCCAGGTGGCCGCGCACGCCCGCGGTGTCGAGGCCGGCGCCGTCGGCCGGAATGACGTATCCGACGAGCCTGCCCTCCCGCATGATCACGGCGCAGGCGCGCACGTCGGGGTGGCCGGTCAGCACGGACTCGATCTCGCCCAGTTCGACGCGGAAGCCGCGGACCTTGACCTGGTGGTCGGCGCGGCCGAGGAACACCAGCTGTCCGTCGGGCCGCCATCGCACCAGGTCGCCCGTGCGGTACATCCGCTCGCCCGGCGGACCGAACGGGTCGGCGACGAACGTGCCGGAGGTCAGACCGGGGCGGCCGAGGTAGCCGCGGGCCAGGCTCGGCCCGCCGAGGTACAGCTCGCCGGTCACCCCGGTGCCGACCGGCTGGAGCCCGCCGTCGAGGACGTACGCGCGGATGTTGGGGTCGGGGCGGCCGATGGGCAGCGGTCCCTCGTCGTCCGGGTCGTAGTGCCAGGTCGTGGAGTTGATGGTGACCTCGGTCGGTCCGTACGCGTTGAACAGCGCCCGGCGGCCCCTGCCCCAGCGGCGCGCCAGTTCCGGGTCGAGGCGCTCGGCGCCGACGACGAAGAACACGTCGGGGTCGACGGTGCGGTCGTCCGGCATCGCGGCCAGGAACGACGGGAGCAGGTTCACTCCGGTCACCCGGTGCTCGACGATGTAGTCGAGCAGTTCGTCGCCGGGTACGCGCACCTCTTCGGGCGCGATGACGGACGTGCCGCCGGACAGCAGCGGCACCATGGTCTGCCAGAACGCGACGTCGAAGCTCGTCGACGCGAAGTGCAGGTACCGGTCGTGCTCGGTGACGCCGACGACCTCCTCCTGCAGCGCGACGAGGTCGGGCACGCCCCGGTGGGTCACGCCGACTCCCTTGGGGCGCCCGGTGGTTCCGGAGGTGTAGATGACGTAGGCGAGCGCGTCCTCGGTGAGCCCGGCGCGCGCCTGGGCCGGGTCGTCGTCCGGTACGGAGGCGAGGGTGGCCGGGTCGTCGAGACGCAGGACGGGGATGTCGCGGTCGACGGGCAGTTCGGCGCCGGTCGTGACGGCCGCTGCCGGGGCGATGTCGTCGAACATGTAGGCCAGCCGCTCGCGCGGATAGCTCGCGTCCATCGGTACGTACACCGCGCCTGCCTTGGCCACGGCGAACAGGGCCACGGTCATCTCGACGTCGCGGCCGATGAGCACCGCGACCGGGTCCTGCGGCCGTACCCCGGCCCCGATCAGCGCGTGGGCCAGGCGGTTGGCGCGCCGGTCGAGTTCGGCATAGCTCAGGCTGCGGTCACGGCAGACCAGGGCCTCGGCGCCGGGCTTGCGGCCCACCCACGCGGCGAACTCGTCCAGCCAGTGGCCGCGGGCCCGGGCGGCGGCGGTGTCGGTGCCGGTCCGCAGCATCGTCGCCCGCTCGTCGGCGTCGAGGACCGGCAGTCGGAGCGCGGGGCGTGCCGGGTCGTCGACGATCTCGCGCAGGAGGTGGTGCAGCCAGCGGCCGTAGTCGCGGACGGCGCCGGCATCGAAGGCGCGCGGCTGGTAGCCGAGGCCGATCGTGATCTCGTCGTCCGGGATCACGATGACGGTGAGGGCGTAGTGCGTGGCGTCGGTGATGTCCACCCCGGCCAGGTCGAGCCCGGGGGCGAGGGGAGTGCGCTTCCGGCTGGACAACGGGAAGTTCTCCATGACCAGCATCGTGTCGAACAGTTCGCCGATGCCCACGGCCCGCTGAATGCCCGGCAGGCCGACGTGGTGGTGCTCGGCCAGGGCGACGCTGTCGGCGTGCAGCCGCGCCAGGAGGTCGCGCACGGTCTCGTCCTGGGTGTGCCGGACGCGTACCGGGATGGTGGTGCCGAGCTGGCCGATCATCGATTCGACGCCGTCGACCTCGGCGGGCCTCCCGGACACCGGGCAGCCGAACACGACGTCGCGGCGCCCGGTGAGCCTGCCGAGGAGCAGACCCCACGCGGTCTGGAGGACGGTGGTCAGGGTGACACCCTGCTCGCGGGCGAACGCGCGCAGCCGGTCGCTGAACTCCCGTCCCAGTCCGACGGTCTCGCGGCCGGGCCGTTCGACTCCGGCGCCGGTGCTCGCGGGTGCCAGCCGCGTCGCGTCGTCGACGCCGGCCAGCGCGTCCCGCCATGCGGCGAGCGCTGCTTCGCCGTCCCGGTCCGCCAGCCACCGGAAGTACTCGGACAGCGGCGGGGCGGAGGGCGCGGCGGGGCCTCCGCCCAGTTCCGCGTAGAGGGCGAGCAGGGTGCGGCCGACCAGCGGCATCGACCAGCCGTCGAGCAGGGCGTGGTGGTTGGTGATCACCAGCTTGTGCTCGGCGGGCCCGACGCGGGACAGCAGGAAGCGGATGAGCGGCGGGCGGGCCGGGTCGAACGGTCGCTCCAGATCGGCGCGGGCGGCCTCGGGGAACCGGTCGTCCTGCCGCCATTCCAGGGCGATGTCCGCGGGGATCACCTGCACCACGTCGTCCCCCGCCGTGGCCAGGTGGACGCGCAGGGCCGGGTGGCGGCGCAGCAGTTCGCGCGCCGCCTCGGCCATGCGCTCCGGGTCGAGTTCGCCGGCGAGGGTCGTCACGGCCTGGACGACGTAGACGTCGGTGTCGTCGCCGTCGCGGACCATGGTGTGGAAGGAGAGCCCGACCTGGAGGGGGGTGGCGGGCAGGACGTCGGTGACGCGGCCGGTGCGTTCGAGGGCGTCGATGGCGCTCTGGTCGATGTCGACCAGCGGCAGGTCGGAGGGGGTGAGTCCGCCCGGGGTGTGGAGCGCGTGCGCGGCCAGCGCGTCCAGGGCTGCGGCCCAGGCGTCCTGGAGGGCCGCCACGGCTTCGGTGCCGAGCACCCCGGTCGCGGCGGTCCACTCGACGGCGAGCCGGGGTGTGTCGCCCTCGTGGACGAAGCAGTTGAGGGCCAGCACCTGTTCGAGGGCCTTGGCGTCCGGCTCCGTCACCGCGAAGGCGTCGTGTTCCGGCAGCCGCCACCCGGGGGCGGACAGCGGGGCGAACCTGCCGAGGTAGTTGAGCAGTACGTCCGGCGGCGGGGTGGCGGCGAGTGCGGGGCCGGTCTCCGGGTCGAGGTGGCGCAGGACGCCGTAGCCGATGCCCCCGTCGGGGACGCCGCGCCGGGCCTCCTTGGCGGCGCGCAGCGCCTGCCCCACGTCGTCGGACGCGGGGACACGGACCGGGTACTCGCTGGTGAACCAGCCGACGGTGCGGGCCAGATCGAGGTGTTCCCGGCCGTGCCCCTCCATGGAGACGGTCACGGCGTCGCCGCGCAGGCCCCATCCCCGCAGGGCGAGGACGAGTGCGGCCAGGAGCACCTCGTCGGCCCCGGCGCGGTACGCAGCGGTGAGGGTGGTCAGGACCGCTTCGGTGGCCTCGGCCG harbors:
- a CDS encoding amino acid adenylation domain-containing protein; translation: MSPASAPSDGLLALTSAQSGIWNAQRLEPDSPYYVVGDVVEITGSEPVDADALAQAVRATTEEAETLRLRVYDTPDGPRQAVSDEPVPLPEVVDVSGAADPVAAAQELVDAERARTAEACRGMTGRPLCSRTVIKLSDREVWYTQLGHHLVFDGYTAAMLARRTAARYTALVRGTEVPRSTFGTFARLVAADRAYRDGDRFAEDRAYWVERFTPLPDLGSADDSGTAGPAGGTLTARATLTPEDTARLRAFADAEGVTWGEALIAGYAAFLHRMLGRTDVVFALPLMCRTDSAELRTPSMAVNVLPLRVTVRGGDGLGELSRRVASAMREMREHQRYRGEDLPRDLGVPGAGALLHGRGINLKAFDLALDFAGAAGAMRNVAGGPPEDMGLSVLPTRDGGLLLGFEVDAGTRDQAAVDRLLSGLRTLLTGLTDGLPVGRISLAGDVDRLMADWCPPALPGTAPHVPDALDAMAAAGPGRTALVCGDERLSAGRLAERVHRLARALRARGIGAGDVVALALPRSADSVVALLAVLDAGAAFLPLDAAHPPERLRELIEDTRPALVLTDGTVDGSAWTTLTAEAAVLPGTPLTDGELAAPRHPDHLAYVIHTSGSTGRPKGVLGRAGGLAGLVHHQRSTVVAEAEKAAGRRLRAAHTYSFAFDSAFDHLVWLLCGHELHVYDTETARDADALLAAFGRDGIDIVDTTPSMASPLIDAGLLDLAPTLLVLGGEATPPALWRRVAASGITARNMYGPTEATVDSTTARIDGDEPTIGHPLAGTRIYVLDHALQPVPHGTPGELYLAGPHLAHGYLGRPGASAERFVADPFGEPGERMYRTGDLARWVPGRGLEYGGRGDGQVKIRGHRVETGEVEAALAAVPGVTASAAGVRSTRLVGYIVSASVTGDEARAHLAGRLPEHMVPAAVVVLDRLPVTPNGKLDRAALPAPALSGAGREAGTERERLLCTVLADALDVERVGVDDDFFALGGDSITAITVSSRLRALGIGLRPRDLLARRTFASLAASAELLTEAAGPADDPVGAVPAPPIVRGLLDPHPDVDAVAGYAQWTALHVEGLSHDDLVRGVQSVLDHHDALRLRVAGGLEVLPRGMVRAVVAETRGEDVTGLARRLADELDPRSGDLLRAALLRSDDGTADRLVVVVHHLAMDGVSWRILLPDLHTACTGGTPEPVGASWRRHATLLAEQGTTGARRGELAHWRTALGAASRLGARPLDRTRDTVSTAHRSVTVASAEATEAVLTTLTAAYRAGADEVLLAALVLALRGWGLRGDAVTVSMEGHGREHLDLARTVGWFTSEYPVRVPASDDVGQALRAAKEARRGVPDGGIGYGVLRHLDPETGPALAATPPPDVLLNYLGRFAPLSAPGWRLPEHDAFAVTEPDAKALEQVLALNCFVHEGDTPRLAVEWTAATGVLGTEAVAALQDAWAAALDALAAHALHTPGGLTPSDLPLVDIDQSAIDALERTGRVTDVLPATPLQVGLSFHTMVRDGDDTDVYVVQAVTTLAGELDPERMAEAARELLRRHPALRVHLATAGDDVVQVIPADIALEWRQDDRFPEAARADLERPFDPARPPLIRFLLSRVGPAEHKLVITNHHALLDGWSMPLVGRTLLALYAELGGGPAAPSAPPLSEYFRWLADRDGEAALAAWRDALAGVDDATRLAPASTGAGVERPGRETVGLGREFSDRLRAFAREQGVTLTTVLQTAWGLLLGRLTGRRDVVFGCPVSGRPAEVDGVESMIGQLGTTIPVRVRHTQDETVRDLLARLHADSVALAEHHHVGLPGIQRAVGIGELFDTMLVMENFPLSSRKRTPLAPGLDLAGVDITDATHYALTVIVIPDDEITIGLGYQPRAFDAGAVRDYGRWLHHLLREIVDDPARPALRLPVLDADERATMLRTGTDTAAARARGHWLDEFAAWVGRKPGAEALVCRDRSLSYAELDRRANRLAHALIGAGVRPQDPVAVLIGRDVEMTVALFAVAKAGAVYVPMDASYPRERLAYMFDDIAPAAAVTTGAELPVDRDIPVLRLDDPATLASVPDDDPAQARAGLTEDALAYVIYTSGTTGRPKGVGVTHRGVPDLVALQEEVVGVTEHDRYLHFASTSFDVAFWQTMVPLLSGGTSVIAPEEVRVPGDELLDYIVEHRVTGVNLLPSFLAAMPDDRTVDPDVFFVVGAERLDPELARRWGRGRRALFNAYGPTEVTINSTTWHYDPDDEGPLPIGRPDPNIRAYVLDGGLQPVGTGVTGELYLGGPSLARGYLGRPGLTSGTFVADPFGPPGERMYRTGDLVRWRPDGQLVFLGRADHQVKVRGFRVELGEIESVLTGHPDVRACAVIMREGRLVGYVIPADGAGLDTAGVRGHLAAELPDHMVPTALVPIDRLPLSPSGKLDAAALPAPETAAVARREPATEAEAVLLAVFRDVLGTDDIGPDDNFFDIGGDSIVSLQLVSRVRRQGLGLTPRDVFDGETVAGIAARARTLDGDVAPAVGDAPLTPVMRDLLRRAGAAADGFCQWTEICVPPGGDETTWRAVLDDVLARHDVLRARLSGDVLRIPPVGAVTGADVLTRVPATEDLRGAVDAAIAAAQASMDPRTGPLLRALWVDAGPGRPGRLALVAHHLAVDGVSWRVLLDDLEHAHSGGALTRHGQSFLGWARTLHDADRRAELPHWRRMDATPALAGPLDPARDTVATAGHHEIRLDAESTRALVTTLPAAYRTTPDAVLLTALAQAVREWRGTPQVLVALESHGRPRDVDLSQTVGWFTAVHPVRLDADDDVRAVRERLRAQGDGLGYGILTAAGLLDPVRPEIAWNYLGQYPATPDRETAWQTPPDAGPLGSNGSDAMPLPYGLMVNALVRDDALGIRITWPAALFTAAGIEELAGHLRTALLRIAAAPEIGALDRDRPVAGVQPLTPLQEVMLRHSRTEHPDPYTVQSAFSLAGRLDTDALRGAGDDLLARHPNLGAVFPASLAVIPVLPRPEFRVTDEPVEEVLAADLAEPFDLARGPLFRLTVIRRGPERAELVMTSHHALSDGWSAPRILTELFALYTARTRGGAPELPAPVPFAGYLDWLAGNEPDLGAWADELAGLPEGDYLGGGEAGPAWQEPEVIEFDASLVAGLTRLAARRGLTRNTLVQGAWAVLLARRSGHTDVCFGAMVSCRPPELAGVEEIIGLLANTVPVRARLTGTLADTLSALQSRQRELVEHHHVALSDLERLTGRRRLFDSMVVFENYPVDPDRLREPAPGLTVVGTRFRESTHHPATLTVMPEGDGWTGVLAHRAGTDVGGLAGELLELLRGMDKHLDDDVRDLLEGR